From the genome of Muricauda sp. SCSIO 64092, one region includes:
- a CDS encoding thrombospondin type 3 repeat-containing protein has translation MEIQNANDGSNRLFVVEQPGRIRVFPNNSSSTGADVNTFLDLTGVVDYTAGLETGLLGLAFHPNFSQNGFFYVYYLTWDGRYEMNLSRYTVSPSDPNVADPSSEVLIFQFEKNQSESNHNGGKIAFGPDGYLYVSIGDGGGAGDPLRNAQNLNTVFGSILRIDVDVNGDNPVETNPELPNGNYEIPADNPRVGQSGLDELYAWGIRNTWKFSFDSNILWGADVGQGNIEEINIISNGGNYGWNRFEGTSNEDLSTNLVTTPDIKPIYEYNHDNGDVSVTGGYVYRGSSTDPLIQGKYIYGDYVSGRVWALDYNASTDTATSEFLFRTSGQFISSFGLDEAGELYFSDYGSSAGIYSISGTNSGPVTVAVDGVGSWNALGSGTNGIVEIIANDGNDNYYVGGEFTNAGGLTVNNLAIYNSSSGWSALGSGTNGKVNTIAIANNGDVYIGGDFSEVGGVSASNIAVWNGTNWSALGSGTNGPVAKLGIDSGNSVYVGGAFETAGGTLVNNIAVWENNGWSPLTDSGNGISGTNNEIRAINFDENDNLYVGGNFDLAGGNSAPRIATWDGNNWGTLGLGTSGFVQAIAITNDYIYAGGNFSIAGSQTVNRIARWNRNTNSWQSLNNGLSGNVNSLQIDGAHLYVGGSFETASDETDINEIMNNIARWSENDGWEALGTNTSVGMDIRINSLEFSNDNTRLFAGGNFSNAGQIRASNIALWSLIPILQDDDNDGVNNAIDLCPNTPNGESVDADGCSPSQLDDDNDGVNNDMDLCPNTPNGESVDADGCSPSQLDDDNDGVNNDVDLCPNTPNGESVDADGCSPSQLDDDNDGVNNDMDLCPNTPNGQAVNADGCAQSQLDDDNDNVPNSLDICPNTPNGQTVNADGCAQSQLDDDNDNVPNSLDICPNTPNGQTVNADGCAQSQLDDDNDNVPNSLDFCPNTPMGEIVDATGCAQSQLDDDNDGINNEIDQCPNTPNGEMVNSNGCAPSELDDDNDGVNNDLDQCPNTPDGATVDAFGCVTGQNDGDLDGIPNNLDLCPNTPVGATVNADGCSQSQLDLDNDGVNNSLDQCPNTPISVQVDSNGCADTQLDDDNDHVSNDLDLCPNTPDGEVVNANGCSQSQLDDDNDGVTNNIDFCPSTPLGAQVDANGCTQSQLDDDNDHVSNDLDQCPNTPAGQIVNSDGCAQSELDTDNDGITNDIDLCPNTPAGETVNSEGCAGSELDDDNDGVTNDLDLCPNTPPDTMVDNSGCEITIPADNFTINTVGLSCIGANDGQIIITSRLSFTYMATLSNAASGSQEYTFNESLDINDLAVGTYDLCITTTDFPDFESCFVVVIVGPELLSVSSSLNVAENSLTLIMSGGTSYSITLNGTVFTTNRSEIVLDLKQDSNTLMVSTEKDCLGLYEETILLSEGIRIYPNPFDDVISIAAVNSDTLDVKLDIFTISGELLYSNGITIESGGTEVPLHTLQSGVYVISLKYQGKTRVFKLLKK, from the coding sequence GTGGAAATTCAAAATGCCAACGACGGCTCCAATAGATTATTTGTTGTTGAGCAACCGGGGCGCATTAGGGTATTTCCCAACAACTCTTCGTCCACTGGTGCTGATGTCAACACATTTTTGGACTTAACGGGTGTAGTGGACTATACGGCAGGTTTGGAAACAGGGCTATTGGGCTTGGCTTTTCATCCGAACTTTTCACAAAATGGCTTTTTTTATGTGTATTACCTCACATGGGACGGTCGTTATGAAATGAACCTGTCCCGTTATACCGTAAGCCCTTCGGACCCAAATGTTGCAGACCCCAGCAGTGAGGTTTTGATCTTCCAGTTCGAAAAAAATCAAAGCGAATCAAACCATAACGGTGGAAAAATCGCATTTGGTCCGGACGGATACCTTTATGTGTCCATTGGCGATGGTGGTGGTGCAGGCGATCCACTACGGAACGCACAAAATCTGAATACCGTTTTTGGCAGTATTTTACGCATTGATGTGGATGTGAACGGCGATAATCCTGTAGAAACCAACCCCGAATTACCAAATGGGAACTACGAAATACCTGCGGATAACCCACGTGTAGGCCAAAGTGGATTGGATGAACTTTATGCTTGGGGCATTCGGAACACTTGGAAGTTTTCGTTCGATTCCAACATATTGTGGGGAGCAGATGTAGGACAGGGTAATATTGAAGAAATTAATATCATCAGTAATGGAGGCAACTATGGATGGAATAGATTTGAAGGTACTTCAAATGAAGATTTGTCCACCAATCTTGTCACCACGCCGGACATTAAGCCAATTTATGAATACAACCACGATAATGGGGATGTTTCCGTAACAGGGGGTTATGTATATAGAGGCTCCAGTACCGATCCTTTGATACAGGGCAAATACATTTATGGAGATTACGTGTCCGGAAGGGTGTGGGCCTTGGATTACAATGCTTCCACCGACACTGCTACCTCAGAGTTTTTATTTAGGACCAGCGGCCAATTCATATCCAGCTTTGGGTTGGATGAAGCTGGAGAGCTTTACTTCAGTGACTATGGGTCGTCTGCGGGAATCTATAGCATAAGCGGAACCAATTCGGGACCGGTTACAGTTGCCGTTGATGGTGTTGGTAGTTGGAACGCACTGGGATCGGGAACCAATGGAATAGTTGAAATCATCGCCAATGATGGCAACGACAATTACTATGTTGGAGGGGAATTCACAAATGCAGGGGGCTTAACTGTCAACAATCTGGCCATTTATAACAGTTCCTCCGGATGGTCCGCTTTGGGATCGGGTACAAATGGAAAGGTAAACACCATTGCTATCGCCAACAATGGAGATGTATATATTGGAGGGGATTTCTCGGAAGTAGGTGGGGTTTCCGCTTCCAATATTGCGGTTTGGAATGGAACAAATTGGTCGGCACTGGGAAGTGGGACCAATGGCCCGGTTGCAAAATTGGGAATTGATAGTGGCAATAGTGTCTATGTGGGAGGTGCTTTTGAAACGGCGGGCGGGACATTGGTAAACAATATAGCGGTTTGGGAAAATAACGGCTGGAGTCCCTTGACCGATTCTGGAAATGGTATTTCCGGTACCAATAATGAAATTAGGGCCATAAATTTTGATGAAAACGATAATTTGTACGTTGGTGGGAATTTTGACCTTGCCGGGGGAAATTCTGCTCCTAGAATAGCCACATGGGATGGAAATAATTGGGGAACTTTAGGTTTGGGGACAAGCGGGTTTGTCCAAGCCATTGCCATTACCAATGATTATATCTATGCAGGTGGTAATTTTTCCATAGCAGGTAGCCAAACTGTCAACAGAATTGCAAGATGGAATAGAAATACCAATTCATGGCAGTCATTAAACAATGGGCTCAGTGGTAATGTCAATAGTTTGCAAATTGATGGGGCCCATCTTTATGTTGGGGGTAGTTTCGAAACTGCTTCGGACGAAACCGACATCAATGAGATAATGAACAATATTGCCAGATGGAGTGAAAACGACGGTTGGGAAGCCTTGGGCACAAATACTTCCGTAGGGATGGATATCAGAATCAACTCCCTAGAATTTTCCAATGACAACACAAGATTGTTTGCTGGGGGAAACTTTTCCAATGCAGGCCAAATAAGGGCATCCAACATTGCGTTGTGGAGTTTGATTCCAATACTCCAGGACGATGACAACGATGGGGTGAACAATGCTATAGATCTGTGTCCAAACACCCCCAATGGTGAAAGTGTGGATGCCGATGGTTGTAGCCCATCCCAACTGGACGATGACAATGATGGAGTGAACAACGATATGGATCTTTGCCCAAACACCCCCAATGGTGAAAGTGTGGATGCCGATGGTTGTAGCCCATCCCAACTGGACGATGACAATGATGGGGTGAACAACGATGTGGATCTTTGTCCAAATACCCCCAATGGTGAAAGTGTGGATGCCGATGGTTGTAGCCCATCCCAACTGGACGATGACAATGATGGGGTGAACAACGATATGGATCTTTGCCCAAACACCCCCAACGGTCAAGCGGTGAATGCAGATGGTTGTGCCCAATCCCAATTGGACGATGATAACGACAATGTCCCGAACAGCCTGGATATTTGCCCTAACACCCCCAACGGTCAAACGGTAAATGCAGATGGTTGTGCCCAATCCCAGTTGGACGATGATAACGACAATGTCCCGAACAGCCTGGATATTTGCCCGAACACCCCCAACGGTCAAACGGTGAATGCAGATGGTTGTGCCCAATCCCAATTGGACGATGATAACGACAATGTCCCGAACAGCCTGGATTTTTGTCCGAACACCCCAATGGGGGAAATCGTGGATGCCACTGGTTGTGCCCAATCCCAATTGGACGATGACAATGACGGAATCAATAATGAAATAGATCAATGTCCAAATACCCCTAATGGGGAGATGGTCAATTCCAATGGATGTGCCCCTTCCGAACTTGATGATGATAATGATGGGGTAAACAATGATTTGGACCAATGCCCAAATACTCCCGATGGGGCTACCGTGGATGCATTTGGGTGTGTTACCGGACAAAACGATGGTGACCTTGACGGTATTCCCAATAACCTTGATTTATGTCCCAATACACCTGTAGGGGCGACTGTAAATGCCGACGGTTGTTCCCAATCCCAACTTGATCTGGATAATGATGGAGTCAATAACAGTTTGGATCAATGCCCCAATACTCCAATTAGTGTACAAGTAGATAGCAATGGGTGTGCCGATACGCAACTGGATGATGACAATGACCATGTATCCAATGATTTAGATCTATGTCCAAATACACCCGATGGAGAAGTTGTGAACGCGAATGGTTGTAGCCAATCCCAACTGGACGATGACAACGATGGGGTCACCAATAATATTGACTTCTGTCCCAGTACCCCTTTAGGTGCCCAGGTGGATGCCAATGGGTGTACCCAATCCCAGCTGGATGATGACAATGACCATGTATCCAATGATTTGGATCAGTGTCCAAACACTCCAGCCGGTCAAATCGTAAATTCCGACGGATGTGCACAATCAGAGCTTGATACTGACAATGATGGAATCACCAATGATATTGACCTATGTCCAAATACCCCTGCCGGAGAAACCGTAAATTCTGAAGGATGTGCCGGTTCGGAACTTGATGACGACAATGATGGCGTAACCAATGATTTGGACCTGTGCCCGAACACCCCACCAGATACCATGGTTGACAATAGTGGATGTGAAATCACCATCCCAGCGGATAACTTTACCATCAATACCGTTGGACTTAGTTGTATTGGTGCCAACGATGGGCAAATCATTATCACATCCCGACTTTCCTTTACCTATATGGCTACACTTTCCAACGCCGCTTCGGGCAGTCAGGAGTATACATTTAACGAAAGTCTGGATATTAATGATTTAGCTGTAGGTACCTACGACTTATGCATCACCACAACGGACTTTCCAGATTTTGAATCTTGTTTTGTCGTGGTCATTGTGGGACCTGAACTTCTTTCGGTAAGTTCATCCTTAAACGTAGCGGAAAATTCGCTTACCCTAATCATGTCCGGGGGGACCTCTTATTCGATAACCCTTAATGGTACCGTATTTACCACTAATCGCAGTGAAATAGTTTTAGACCTAAAACAAGATAGCAATACCCTCATGGTATCCACGGAAAAGGACTGCCTGGGACTCTACGAAGAGACCATTTTGCTTTCCGAAGGGATACGTATTTATCCGAATCCTTTTGATGATGTAATCAGCATCGCTGCTGTGAATTCCGATACGCTGGATGTGAAGCTCGACATTTTTACAATATCCGGAGAACTGCTTTATTCCAATGGGATTACCATTGAAAGCGGTGGAACCGAAGTTCCATTGCATACCCTGCAAAGCGGAGTTTATGTAATTTCCCTTAAATATCAAGGTAAGACACGTGTATTTAAACTATTGAAAAAATGA
- a CDS encoding MBOAT family O-acyltransferase, which yields MLFNSIDFALFLPIVFLLYWFVTHKNLKLQNFLIVVASYVFYGWWDWRFLTLIVFSTIVDFTVGNLLRNESKKSKRKLLLWVSITVNLGFLGFFKYYNFFVESFVDAFSFFGKEIQGGSLNIVLPVGISFYTFQTLSYTIDVYRKKLEPTKDFVAFSAFVSFFPQLVAGPIERATNLLPQFYKKRVFDYHKAVDGMRQILWGLFKKVVIADNCAIYANQIFNHSDEYTGSTLLLGAVFFAFQIYGDFSGYSDIAIGTSRLFGFNLMKNFAFPYFSRDIAEFWRRWHISLSTWFRDYLYIPLGGSRGGTRMKIRNTFIIFIVSGFWHGANWTFLVWGALNAIYFLPLLLAKRNRTNMEIVAKGQLLPTFKETLNIAITFFITVLAWVFFRAENVTHGWEITKQIFSTSLFTDPYFDDRLGAIPVIAYVIFFLVIEWIGREREYAISDLGLKWARPFRWTFYVVLLVFIYWYGDNEQQFIYFQF from the coding sequence ATGCTTTTCAACTCCATAGATTTTGCCCTATTCCTACCAATAGTCTTTCTCCTCTATTGGTTTGTAACGCACAAAAACCTTAAGCTGCAGAATTTTCTCATTGTTGTTGCCAGTTATGTTTTTTACGGATGGTGGGATTGGAGATTTCTGACATTGATCGTTTTTAGCACCATTGTAGATTTTACCGTTGGCAATCTTTTAAGAAATGAATCCAAGAAATCAAAAAGGAAGCTTCTACTGTGGGTGAGCATAACGGTAAATCTGGGTTTCTTGGGGTTCTTTAAGTATTACAACTTTTTCGTAGAAAGCTTTGTCGATGCCTTTAGTTTTTTCGGAAAGGAAATACAGGGTGGCTCATTAAATATCGTATTGCCCGTTGGAATTAGCTTTTATACGTTTCAAACATTGAGCTATACGATTGATGTTTACCGAAAAAAACTGGAACCAACCAAAGATTTTGTCGCTTTTTCGGCATTTGTCAGTTTCTTTCCCCAACTAGTTGCGGGACCAATAGAAAGGGCCACAAATCTACTGCCCCAATTCTATAAGAAAAGGGTTTTTGATTACCATAAAGCAGTGGATGGCATGCGTCAAATATTATGGGGGCTTTTCAAAAAAGTGGTGATTGCGGACAACTGCGCCATTTATGCCAACCAAATATTTAACCATTCAGATGAATACACAGGAAGCACGCTCCTTTTGGGGGCCGTATTTTTTGCTTTTCAGATTTACGGGGATTTCAGTGGTTATTCCGACATTGCCATTGGGACCTCCAGGTTATTTGGCTTCAACCTAATGAAAAACTTTGCTTTCCCTTATTTTTCAAGGGATATCGCTGAATTTTGGCGACGATGGCATATTTCCCTATCAACATGGTTCAGGGATTATTTGTACATCCCATTGGGCGGTAGTCGGGGAGGTACACGTATGAAAATCCGAAATACCTTCATTATTTTCATCGTTAGTGGATTTTGGCATGGGGCCAATTGGACATTTTTGGTGTGGGGCGCACTGAATGCCATCTATTTTTTGCCCCTCCTATTGGCAAAACGAAATAGAACCAATATGGAAATAGTGGCAAAAGGACAACTGCTGCCCACATTCAAGGAAACCCTAAATATTGCAATCACTTTCTTCATTACGGTCCTTGCATGGGTATTTTTTAGGGCAGAAAATGTCACCCATGGCTGGGAAATCACAAAGCAAATTTTCTCCACTTCACTTTTTACAGACCCCTATTTTGATGACAGACTTGGTGCAATTCCGGTCATTGCCTACGTGATTTTCTTTTTGGTGATCGAATGGATCGGAAGGGAGCGGGAATATGCTATTTCAGATTTAGGACTAAAATGGGCAAGGCCTTTTCGATGGACCTTCTATGTCGTTCTACTTGTATTTATTTACTGGTATGGAGATAATGAGCAACAGTTTATCTATTTTCAATTCTAG
- the asnB gene encoding asparagine synthase (glutamine-hydrolyzing) has protein sequence MCGINGFITKTDNHPNNLAEQIHTMNDHIVHRGPDEGGTFTYPDELANVALGMRRLSIIDLSSGSQPIFSDDNQKVIVFNGEIYNYREIREQLQQKQVVFKTKSDTEVILRLYEMEGEEAFGKLDGMFAFSIYDKTRDKMFIARDFFGEKPLYYADVADQFMWASELKSMVDFLSEKPKVSKKGLNHFLRLTYIPAPYTIYDNIYKLEANHYITYDLKSHTYTVNEINTPRTVFEGPLSFQEAKKKTRELVLESIESRSISDVPLGTFLSGGVDSSIVSLCLSELTDKKIDTFSIGFKKASFDETDKSRIVAKLINSNHHEFIIDEDDLKDNIHEILLNFDEPFSDTAALPTYLVSKKTRDYVKVALTGDGGDEVFGGYNKYYVGKLNNRYTSIVPEALHGLIRKASNALLTTKDDKRGKRFKVRKMVEAVNYKGDYYWDIISLGNTENQLKDLILPDKFETDLFAEYRDKLGIQKPKTLNDFRTIDRALSLEGGMLAKVDRTSMLCSLECRAPFLNKKLWDFTLGLPENYLMQGWNKKYILKEAFKSSFPNQFLEKSKQGFGSPVGDWLRSSLRAELESYILPKFLESQELFNIENTTRLVKDHLSNKKDSTYSVWAFYCFQKWYVNIYERSYAL, from the coding sequence ATGTGTGGAATAAACGGTTTTATTACCAAAACTGACAATCATCCAAACAACTTGGCCGAACAGATTCATACAATGAATGATCATATCGTCCATAGGGGACCGGATGAAGGTGGAACTTTTACGTATCCCGATGAGTTGGCCAATGTGGCCCTTGGCATGCGAAGACTGTCCATTATTGATTTGAGTTCGGGAAGTCAGCCCATTTTTTCAGATGATAATCAAAAAGTCATTGTTTTTAATGGGGAAATCTATAACTATAGGGAAATTAGGGAGCAGCTCCAACAAAAACAGGTAGTTTTTAAAACCAAAAGTGACACTGAGGTCATCCTGAGGCTCTATGAAATGGAGGGGGAAGAAGCTTTTGGGAAACTGGATGGTATGTTTGCCTTCAGTATCTATGATAAAACTAGGGACAAAATGTTTATTGCCAGGGATTTTTTTGGTGAAAAGCCCTTGTATTATGCCGATGTCGCGGACCAATTTATGTGGGCTTCAGAGTTGAAATCAATGGTTGATTTTTTATCGGAAAAACCCAAAGTATCAAAGAAAGGGTTAAACCACTTCTTGAGACTCACGTACATACCTGCCCCCTATACCATTTACGACAATATCTATAAACTGGAGGCCAACCATTACATCACGTATGATTTAAAAAGTCATACGTATACTGTAAATGAAATCAATACCCCTAGAACTGTTTTTGAAGGACCTTTAAGTTTTCAGGAGGCCAAAAAAAAGACCCGGGAACTGGTTTTGGAAAGTATTGAAAGCCGATCTATTTCAGATGTACCTTTAGGAACTTTCCTGTCCGGAGGTGTGGATTCCTCGATCGTTTCACTTTGCCTTTCGGAGCTAACGGATAAAAAGATAGATACTTTTTCCATTGGTTTTAAAAAAGCCTCTTTTGATGAGACGGATAAATCCCGGATAGTGGCCAAACTTATCAATAGCAACCACCATGAGTTCATCATTGATGAGGACGATCTAAAGGACAATATCCATGAAATCCTATTGAACTTTGACGAGCCTTTTTCCGACACCGCAGCGCTTCCCACATATCTGGTCTCTAAAAAAACACGGGATTATGTAAAAGTTGCCCTTACCGGGGACGGTGGGGATGAGGTTTTTGGAGGCTACAATAAATATTACGTTGGCAAGTTGAACAACAGGTATACTTCAATTGTACCTGAAGCTTTACATGGGTTAATACGTAAAGCATCCAATGCGCTGCTCACCACCAAGGATGATAAAAGGGGAAAACGTTTTAAGGTCCGCAAAATGGTAGAGGCCGTCAATTACAAAGGCGACTACTATTGGGACATTATTTCTTTGGGTAATACCGAAAACCAACTGAAGGACCTTATTTTACCCGACAAGTTTGAAACCGATTTGTTCGCGGAATACCGGGATAAACTTGGAATTCAAAAGCCTAAAACCCTGAATGACTTCAGAACCATTGACAGGGCACTAAGTCTTGAAGGGGGTATGCTCGCAAAGGTCGACAGGACGAGCATGCTATGTTCATTGGAATGCAGGGCTCCGTTCCTGAACAAAAAATTATGGGACTTTACCCTTGGTTTGCCAGAGAACTATTTGATGCAGGGTTGGAACAAAAAATACATTTTAAAGGAAGCCTTTAAGAGCAGTTTCCCCAATCAGTTTTTGGAAAAGAGCAAGCAAGGTTTTGGTTCTCCTGTTGGTGACTGGCTTAGATCAAGCCTTAGGGCCGAACTGGAATCCTATATCCTCCCCAAGTTCTTGGAGTCACAGGAACTGTTCAATATTGAAAATACCACTAGGCTGGTCAAAGACCATTTGTCCAACAAAAAAGATAGTACTTATAGCGTCTGGGCTTTTTATTGTTTTCAAAAATGGTATGTCAATATATATGAAAGAAGTTACGCGCTGTAA
- a CDS encoding glycosyltransferase, with protein MMTPRKNISILDISLTSGGAEKVISLLLKELVNDYNVTLILFYNEIHFPIPSKVDTIILSQQHPDKISFPKKLLHAFGFLFKYHKILRKKKISHAISFLAFPNLINGLVSPFNPKTKTIISERGFPSDNTSSKLSLYISKIFYPLLYNRCDSLFSNSVYINQDLQTNFRIRIPMDVIYNPIELPKETIVSETLLTIKEPFKVINVGTLNERKNQKMILGALSKLGSGYELTVLGSGPEHDRLQEQIQRNGLMEVVFLKGRVKNVNTFLRESHCFVLSSFTEGFPNALLEAMAMGLPCISTNCLSGPHELLHDNKPLTIEKGFFFKASYGILINNDDEIALAKALEYLKNDPQARERYSALSLKRAKAYSLENIYRKFNNFINH; from the coding sequence ATGATGACCCCAAGGAAAAACATAAGTATTTTAGACATCAGTTTAACAAGTGGTGGGGCTGAAAAAGTAATCAGTTTGCTCTTGAAGGAACTTGTAAACGATTACAACGTAACGCTAATACTATTTTACAATGAAATCCATTTTCCAATCCCAAGCAAGGTGGATACGATTATTTTATCACAACAGCATCCTGACAAGATAAGTTTTCCCAAAAAACTTTTGCACGCCTTTGGATTTCTTTTTAAGTACCATAAGATATTGCGAAAAAAGAAAATTTCGCATGCCATCTCTTTCCTGGCATTTCCCAATCTAATTAACGGATTGGTCAGCCCCTTTAACCCAAAAACCAAAACAATCATCAGTGAGCGTGGCTTTCCCTCGGACAATACCTCCTCCAAACTTTCGCTCTATATCTCAAAAATCTTTTATCCACTGCTTTATAACCGTTGTGACAGTCTTTTTTCCAACTCCGTTTACATCAACCAAGATCTACAAACAAATTTTAGGATCAGGATACCCATGGATGTCATATATAACCCCATAGAACTGCCAAAAGAAACTATAGTTTCAGAAACCCTTCTTACTATAAAGGAGCCTTTCAAAGTAATTAATGTAGGGACACTTAATGAAAGAAAAAACCAAAAAATGATTCTTGGGGCATTATCCAAATTAGGGTCAGGTTATGAACTCACTGTTCTGGGAAGTGGCCCCGAACATGATCGTCTTCAAGAACAAATTCAAAGAAATGGGTTAATGGAAGTGGTTTTTTTGAAAGGTAGGGTCAAGAATGTCAATACCTTTTTAAGGGAAAGTCATTGTTTTGTACTATCCTCATTTACCGAGGGGTTCCCAAATGCCCTTTTGGAGGCAATGGCCATGGGCTTACCATGCATCTCTACGAATTGCTTATCGGGACCCCATGAATTATTACATGACAATAAGCCATTGACTATAGAAAAAGGGTTCTTTTTTAAGGCATCCTATGGCATATTGATCAATAACGATGATGAAATTGCCCTGGCAAAAGCACTGGAATACCTAAAAAACGATCCCCAGGCAAGGGAGAGGTACAGTGCCTTAAGCCTAAAAAGGGCCAAAGCGTATTCATTGGAAAACATTTACCGCAAGTTTAACAACTTTATAAACCATTAA
- a CDS encoding glycosyltransferase, whose amino-acid sequence MGKKLSKDKKPKVLFVLPSLVAGGAERIMSFICQEIDSSKFDTELLITGFEKDTFYNVSNTTVTYLNTSRVLHSIWPLYQFIRQNKPDIVLSSISHLNSILGLISIVFPRIKFIGREANVLSVVKAYKGHNTALYNTITKISYRFLDMIICQSKDMKNDMQKNFGIPAEKLKLINNPITNDFHLKRPSDKKHNKIQFITVASLKSQKGHERILKVLGNLDFDFTYFMIGDGPERERLKTLMDDLGIGPKITHVPHTKEVATYLAQSDLFLQGSYVEGFPNCLLESCSVGTPIVAFNAYGGLDEIIEIGVNGFIAKDETAYEHLIRKAIDETTWNPEKIRDSVHKKFSKEKILRAYEKLFSDVLA is encoded by the coding sequence ATGGGCAAGAAACTTTCAAAAGACAAAAAACCTAAAGTTTTATTCGTATTACCTTCATTGGTGGCGGGTGGTGCAGAGCGAATAATGTCGTTTATATGCCAGGAGATCGATTCGTCCAAGTTCGATACTGAACTTTTGATTACCGGTTTTGAAAAAGATACTTTCTACAATGTGTCCAATACAACCGTAACGTATTTGAATACATCCAGGGTACTCCATAGCATTTGGCCACTATATCAATTCATAAGGCAAAACAAACCTGATATTGTTCTTAGCTCCATCTCCCACCTGAATTCTATCCTGGGGCTTATTTCCATAGTTTTCCCAAGGATCAAATTCATAGGTAGGGAAGCCAACGTGTTGAGTGTGGTAAAGGCCTACAAAGGTCACAACACTGCATTATACAATACAATTACAAAAATCAGCTATCGTTTTTTGGACATGATTATCTGTCAATCCAAAGACATGAAAAACGATATGCAAAAGAATTTTGGTATCCCGGCAGAAAAGTTGAAACTGATTAACAACCCTATTACCAATGATTTCCATTTAAAGCGGCCATCGGATAAAAAGCACAACAAAATCCAGTTCATCACGGTCGCCAGTCTTAAGAGCCAAAAGGGGCACGAACGTATCTTAAAAGTATTGGGAAATCTTGATTTTGATTTTACGTATTTCATGATTGGGGATGGGCCCGAACGGGAAAGGCTAAAAACACTTATGGACGATCTTGGAATTGGCCCAAAGATTACCCATGTCCCCCATACAAAAGAGGTGGCTACCTACCTGGCACAAAGTGATTTGTTCCTGCAGGGATCCTATGTAGAGGGTTTTCCCAATTGTTTGTTGGAGAGTTGTTCGGTTGGCACGCCCATAGTGGCATTCAATGCCTATGGCGGATTGGACGAAATCATAGAAATAGGGGTAAACGGCTTTATTGCAAAAGACGAAACGGCATACGAGCATCTGATACGAAAGGCTATTGATGAAACCACGTGGAATCCTGAAAAAATTCGCGATTCTGTCCATAAAAAGTTTAGCAAAGAAAAAATATTGAGAGCATACGAAAAACTATTTTCGGATGTTTTAGCATAG
- a CDS encoding serine O-acetyltransferase: protein MIRSREDYLQYLSEDRKALGITSKTFGEKVKHIVSPDVIWEFQKRLRKAEYYKNTKSDLFSKVYYLLLRLLLKKSSIKLGFTIPENVFGPGLSIVHYGTIVINVNVKVGKNCRIHACTNIGASGGRKEAPIIGDNVYIAPGAKIYGNIRIGNNIAIGANAVVNKSFEEEGILIAGNPAKKIKEIDITKIITHL, encoded by the coding sequence ATGATACGATCAAGGGAAGATTACCTCCAGTATTTATCGGAAGACAGAAAAGCATTGGGGATTACGTCCAAAACCTTTGGTGAAAAAGTAAAACACATCGTTTCACCTGATGTCATTTGGGAGTTTCAAAAAAGGTTAAGGAAAGCAGAATATTATAAAAACACGAAATCGGACCTTTTTTCCAAAGTGTATTATCTTTTGCTTAGACTATTGCTCAAAAAATCTTCCATAAAGCTTGGTTTTACCATCCCTGAGAACGTATTTGGCCCAGGATTATCCATTGTCCATTATGGAACCATAGTAATAAATGTCAATGTAAAAGTTGGTAAAAACTGTAGAATACATGCATGTACAAATATTGGGGCATCTGGTGGAAGGAAAGAAGCTCCAATAATTGGAGACAATGTATATATTGCTCCGGGGGCCAAAATTTATGGCAACATCAGAATTGGTAACAACATCGCAATTGGGGCAAATGCCGTTGTGAACAAATCATTTGAAGAGGAAGGCATACTCATTGCTGGGAATCCCGCCAAAAAAATCAAGGAAATTGATATTACAAAAATAATCACCCATCTATAA